The following proteins come from a genomic window of Malus domestica chromosome 02, GDT2T_hap1:
- the LOC103401822 gene encoding anthocyanidin 3-O-glucosyltransferase 5-like, which translates to MEMITSSKQHAALLCSPGMGHLIPVLELGKRLVTHPNFTVTIFVISSHTSDAESQLINTATNPKLCRVVDLPPPDISGLVGPDAAVVTILAVMMREVRHAFRSALRAMEFCPTVLIVDLFGTESFSIADEFGIPKYIYIPSSAWFLSFMIYGPTLDLEVKGEFTQQKEPIKIPGCRSILPQLDVVDSFRNRTHQQYFDFVEICSQTSKGDGVLVNIWEDLEPNTLAALRDEKLLGRNTNMPVFPIGPLIRPNKPTGLGGMVFDWLDVQLNESVIYVSFGSGGTLSFEQMTELAWGLELSQQRFIWVIRPPTLTADGAFFTGGSSSDDKNPIKYLPNGFLDRTKDIGLVIPLWAPQVDILSHPAVGGFLSHCGWNSTLESITNGVPMITWPLYAEQRMNATLLTEELGVAVRSKIPPWKKVVEREEIEEMVRKIMEDKEGFALRDRVKKIKESGSKALEKGGSSYNALSQFAKHSELMCMKFVNGGE; encoded by the coding sequence ATGGAGATGATCACCAGCTCAAAGCAACATGCAGCACTACTGTGCAGCCCAGGCATGGGCCACCTCATCCCAGTCCTCGAGCTCGGAAAACGACTTGTCACGCATCCAAACTTCACTGTCACAATCTTTGTCATCTCATCTCACACCTCTGACGCCGAGTCTCAACTCATCAACACAGCCACAAACCCAAAACTCTGCCGAGTTGTCGATCTACCACCGCCAGACATTTCCGGCCTTGTCGGCCCAGATGCCGCTGTCGTGACAATCCTTGCAGTCATGATGCGAGAAGTACGACATGCGTTCCGGTCAGCCTTACGTGCCATGGAGTTTTGTCCCACCGTGCTAATCGTAGACCTGTTTGGCACCGAATCATTTTCCATCGCCGATGAGTTTGGGATtccaaaatatatttatatccCTTCTAGTGCATGGTTTCTCTCCTTCATGATTTATGGTCCAACCCTAGATTTGGAAGTCAAAGGGGAGTTCACCCAACAAAAAGAGCCGATCAAAATCCCGGGCTGTAGGTCCATACTTCCACAACTAGATGTCGTTGATTCTTTTCGGAACCGGACCCACCAGCAATACTTTGACTTTGTTGAGATTTGTAGTCAGACTTCAAAAGGTGACGGTGTTCTAGTGAACATTTGGGAGGATCTAGAGCCCAACACTCTTGCAGCGCTTAGAGATGAGAAATTATTGGGCCGGAACACAAATATGCCCGTGTTTCCAATTGGGCCCCTCATAAGGCCCAATAAGCCAACCGGTTTGGGGGGAATGGTGTTTGATTGGCTTGACGTGCAGCTCAATGAGTCCGTGATTTATGTGTCGTTCGGAAGCGGAGGGACTTTGTCGTTCGAGCAAATGACCGAACTCGCTTGGGGTTTAGAGCTGAGTCAACAAAGGTTCATTTGGGTGATACGCCCCCCTACCTTAACAGCGGATGGTGCCTTTTTCACTGGTGGAAGCAGTAGTGATGACAAAAACCCTATAAAGTACTTGCCCAATGGGTTCTTGGATCGGACCAAGGACATTGGGCTCGTCATCCCTTTGTGGGCCCCACAAGTGGACATTTTGTCCCATCCAGCAGTTGGAGGGTTTTTGTCGCACTGTGGTTGGAACTCAACCTTAGAGAGCATCACCAACGGAGTACCCATGATCACTTGGCCACTCTACGCAGAGCAGAGGATGAATGCCACGTTGTTAACAGAGGAGCTTGGTGTGGCAGTTCGGTCTAAGATACCACCGTGGAAGAAAGTGGTGGAGAGGGAGGAGATAGAGGAAATGGTGAGAAAGATCATGGAGGACAAAGAAGGTTTTGCGTTGAGAGATAGAGTCAAGAAGATAAAAGAAAGTGGTTCAAAAGCCTTGGAAAAGGGAGGTTCCTCTTACAATGCCCTCTCTCAATTCGCAAAGCACAGTGAGCTAATGTGCATGAAATTTGTCAATGGCGGAGAGTGA